Proteins encoded in a region of the Chryseobacterium piperi genome:
- a CDS encoding MFS transporter, producing the protein MKKTNPIGLLMLLLMLPQFVETIYSPVLPSVQQHFHIKEESVALTISLYFIAFALGVAFWGIQCDRIGRKKSLEYGLMTYAIGSLIAIFAPNFIILLISRILSAFGIAVGSIVTQTILRDTYDQTQIAKVFSWIGIGLSISPVIGMITGSIFASSIGYWGVFCIVFILAVLFLILSKLKISETHHTGRKIDFKSLAHLSKRMLSDVEIIKSCLLIMGFNVMLFSYYSLAPFIFRQNGFTSYEFGYSSIILAAGTFTGAHINRFLLQKNISSSTLVRLGVYISFTASIFIWIAGERMLFLIPFCFIVMAFGISIPNILSTVLIRYNNEKGSAGAVLGLIYYTLIGVGLVAVGFIQQLGISCLIFSGIGMFVILTMKRNEAAL; encoded by the coding sequence ATGAAAAAGACAAATCCGATTGGATTGCTCATGCTGTTATTAATGCTGCCTCAATTTGTTGAAACCATTTACAGTCCCGTATTACCTTCTGTACAGCAGCACTTCCATATTAAAGAAGAATCAGTCGCATTAACCATAAGTTTATACTTTATTGCATTTGCTTTGGGGGTTGCATTCTGGGGTATACAATGCGACAGAATAGGGAGAAAGAAATCGCTGGAATACGGGTTGATGACCTACGCCATCGGTTCGCTCATAGCCATTTTTGCGCCTAATTTTATCATTCTCCTTATTTCGAGAATATTATCTGCTTTTGGAATAGCGGTAGGCTCCATCGTCACTCAGACAATTCTACGGGACACCTATGATCAGACACAGATTGCAAAAGTATTTTCGTGGATTGGTATAGGATTATCCATCAGTCCGGTCATCGGGATGATTACAGGCTCTATATTCGCTTCTTCAATAGGATATTGGGGTGTCTTCTGTATTGTATTTATTTTAGCGGTTTTATTTTTAATCTTATCAAAACTGAAGATTTCTGAAACCCATCATACAGGACGAAAAATTGATTTTAAATCCTTAGCTCACCTTTCAAAAAGGATGCTATCAGATGTTGAAATAATAAAAAGCTGCCTTTTAATTATGGGGTTTAATGTGATGCTTTTTTCCTATTATTCATTAGCTCCCTTCATATTTAGGCAAAACGGTTTTACTTCCTATGAGTTTGGATACAGCAGTATTATTTTAGCAGCGGGAACCTTTACAGGAGCCCATATTAATCGATTTTTACTACAAAAAAATATTTCTTCTTCAACTTTGGTCAGACTTGGAGTCTACATTTCTTTTACTGCTTCTATCTTTATTTGGATTGCCGGAGAGCGCATGCTATTTCTCATTCCGTTTTGCTTTATCGTTATGGCATTTGGCATCTCCATACCTAATATCTTAAGTACTGTTTTAATTCGATATAATAATGAAAAAGGAAGTGCCGGAGCCGTTTTAGGATTAATCTACTATACCCTCATAGGAGTCGGGTTAGTAGCGGTTGGCTTTATACAGCAACTAGGCATATCATGTCTTATTTTTTCCGGAATAGGAATGTTCGTCATACTGACCATGAAAAGAAATGAAGCTGCTTTATAA
- a CDS encoding EamA family transporter, which yields MKKKNLLKGVLFVGIGASVYGMLATFVKMSYHEGYTTSEVTTSQFMLGLIGLLILNFIQTITSKTKLPAPNRKEIKMLMLAGTSLGCTSLFYYIAVQYINVSIAIVLLMQSVWFSVVVESFLTKKFPNARKIVATVVVLLGTVLATNLINVDIELDWHGVFWGLMAASSYTLTMFTSNTLATHLPAFRKSIVMLAGGSVVVLAFLFFAQIGPLYFDGLKSVYLNFTDNTQHIHSFDYSIFWTYGFVLALFGTIIPPILFNLGFPNTGLGLGSIISSLELPVSVTMAYILLGEKVLLIQWAGIVLILLAIVLMNLPSKKELEIAEVA from the coding sequence ATGAAGAAGAAAAATTTACTAAAAGGGGTTTTATTTGTAGGTATCGGGGCTAGTGTATACGGTATGTTAGCCACATTTGTTAAGATGTCTTACCATGAGGGATACACTACATCTGAGGTTACAACATCTCAGTTTATGTTAGGATTAATAGGACTTTTAATCCTGAATTTTATTCAGACAATTACTTCAAAAACAAAGCTACCGGCGCCTAATCGCAAAGAAATTAAAATGCTTATGCTGGCGGGTACTTCATTAGGTTGTACAAGTTTGTTTTATTATATCGCTGTTCAGTATATTAATGTTTCTATAGCTATTGTATTATTGATGCAGTCGGTTTGGTTCAGTGTGGTTGTAGAAAGCTTTTTAACCAAGAAATTTCCCAATGCCCGTAAAATAGTAGCGACCGTTGTTGTTTTGCTGGGAACTGTTTTGGCAACCAATCTGATCAATGTTGATATAGAGTTGGACTGGCATGGTGTTTTCTGGGGATTGATGGCTGCTTCATCTTATACATTAACGATGTTTACGTCCAATACATTGGCGACTCATTTACCGGCATTTAGAAAAAGTATCGTAATGCTGGCAGGAGGTTCTGTTGTTGTGCTTGCTTTTTTATTTTTCGCGCAGATAGGACCTTTGTATTTTGATGGACTAAAATCCGTTTATTTAAATTTTACGGATAACACACAGCACATCCATTCTTTCGATTATTCTATATTCTGGACTTATGGTTTTGTGCTTGCTTTGTTCGGGACTATTATTCCTCCGATTTTATTTAATTTGGGATTTCCGAATACAGGATTGGGCCTTGGGAGTATTATTTCATCTTTGGAGCTTCCGGTTTCTGTAACGATGGCTTACATTTTATTAGGAGAAAAAGTACTTTTAATTCAATGGGCTGGAATAGTCTTGATTTTATTAGCAATTGTGCTTATGAACCTTCCTTCTAAAAAAGAATTGGAAATAGCAGAAGTAGCTTAA
- a CDS encoding alpha/beta fold hydrolase: MKYFKNTITILVLVLMPVLLFSQLKSLDAMLSNYQYPYEVHFLNLKSQKQELKMAYMDVQPKTPNGKIIMLLHGKNFNGAYWEQTAKDLSDKGFKVIIPDQIGFGKSSKPQNYQFSFAQLAVNTKAVLNELKINKLIVLGHSMGGMLATRFTLMYPEMVNQLILENPIGLEDYKVLTKYQTIDDAYQSELKNSYESYKNYQLKFYYDNQWKPEYDRWLDLLAGWTLNKDYPQVAWNAALTTDMVFNQPVVYEFKNIKVPTLLIIGTRDRTAIGKDRALKDIQSRMGQYQELGKKTQREIAGSKLVELENVGHLPHIEVYPKFFDALYNFIK, encoded by the coding sequence ATGAAATATTTCAAGAATACCATAACAATCCTGGTGCTTGTATTAATGCCGGTTTTGTTATTTTCTCAACTCAAGTCTTTGGATGCGATGCTGAGCAATTATCAGTATCCATATGAAGTTCATTTCCTTAACTTAAAGTCTCAAAAACAGGAATTGAAAATGGCTTATATGGATGTACAACCTAAAACGCCAAACGGAAAAATAATTATGCTTCTTCATGGAAAAAACTTTAATGGAGCGTATTGGGAGCAAACAGCGAAAGATTTATCAGATAAAGGGTTTAAGGTTATTATTCCGGATCAGATTGGATTTGGAAAATCTTCAAAACCTCAAAATTATCAGTTTTCATTTGCTCAGCTCGCGGTGAATACCAAAGCTGTTTTAAATGAGCTTAAAATTAATAAACTTATTGTTTTGGGACATTCGATGGGAGGAATGCTAGCCACGAGATTTACATTAATGTACCCGGAAATGGTCAATCAATTGATTCTTGAAAACCCTATCGGGCTAGAAGATTATAAAGTTTTGACAAAATATCAGACAATTGATGATGCTTATCAGTCTGAACTCAAAAACAGCTATGAAAGCTATAAAAACTATCAACTAAAATTCTATTATGATAATCAATGGAAGCCTGAATACGATCGGTGGCTGGACCTATTAGCCGGTTGGACTCTCAATAAGGATTATCCACAGGTGGCGTGGAATGCGGCATTGACAACGGATATGGTTTTTAATCAACCTGTGGTATATGAGTTTAAAAATATAAAAGTTCCGACATTATTGATCATCGGAACAAGAGACAGAACAGCAATAGGGAAGGATAGGGCACTTAAGGATATTCAATCCCGAATGGGACAATATCAGGAACTGGGCAAGAAGACCCAGAGAGAGATTGCAGGGTCAAAATTGGTAGAACTTGAAAACGTAGGACATCTTCCACATATTGAAGTATATCCTAAATTTTTTGATGCTTTGTACAATTTTATTAAATAA
- a CDS encoding T9SS-dependent M36 family metallopeptidase produces MKKITLSVFFAVFAVFQSSDLFSQDKERLIKDYISQNKIREYKKSDLNNFIIDNVDTSGSLNGDVVKFQQTYNGLPVYSSVGTALIKNDKIVYYTDNFVKNYTQSTSNSAQINKAAALQKLASELRNPDIADFKIQGFFEKSTDNKKTAKQRLVYANDAHGDLRLAYEYIVMEPKSSNYWNILVDAHNGNIIEKNNLTLSCNFKPDAYVSDAEAIKSNAWVGPENHQSQNFVLAADPASYNVFPTPIEAPTFGSRSVISNPWIIASSPDGWHSDGTTNYTITRGNNVYAYEDTANTNAPGFSPDGGASRNFNFPFSINGSPTANRSAAITNLFYISNRVHDVFYKFGFTESARNFQQNNYGLGGLDDDSVYAEAQDGGGTNNANFSSPPDNYNPRMQMYLWSAKNRLFFYNTPTSAVQRQPGAGFAQFGPALNATGVTGNVQLLSVLDGCSALPAGSLTGKIGLVERGTCSFVIKTKNLQDAGATAAIIYNNAVNGATIGNMSGVDTTITIPSVLIANGEGEYIKTQLSAAATVNVTLKNDPATSVTPDGSFDNGIVIHEYGHGISNRLTGTGYGCLSSSADKEQMGEGWSDFFAVMLTNKAGDNASVPRGMGTYASGELTDGQGIRPAKYSPDFTINNFTYGDTNGMEYTNQSGNLVPDVHSIGFIWASMLWDLHWQYVAKYGYSSDVTANATNGSSRVLQLVTNALKLQACNPTFIDGRNAILAAEQATTQGQDRCMIWKTFAKRGLGVNASAGSKTNINDQVEDFSIPAECPLLATDEVKSVKSNTISIYPNPAKNEFYINFPSNTMGKVSVEIYDMSGKLVASEDKISPDAKKAISTDRMINGTYMVKVKGLGFDAVSKVIVKK; encoded by the coding sequence ATGAAAAAGATAACTCTATCTGTTTTTTTTGCTGTATTCGCAGTATTTCAGTCTTCCGATTTATTTTCTCAAGATAAAGAAAGACTTATTAAGGATTATATTTCTCAAAATAAAATAAGAGAATATAAAAAGTCGGACCTTAATAATTTCATTATTGATAATGTCGATACTTCAGGCTCCTTGAATGGGGATGTAGTCAAGTTCCAGCAAACGTATAACGGGCTTCCTGTTTACAGCTCTGTAGGAACAGCATTGATCAAAAATGATAAGATTGTATATTATACAGATAACTTTGTAAAGAACTATACTCAGTCTACTTCTAATTCTGCGCAGATTAATAAAGCTGCTGCTTTACAAAAATTGGCAAGCGAACTTAGAAATCCTGATATTGCTGATTTTAAGATTCAGGGATTTTTTGAAAAAAGTACTGATAATAAAAAGACAGCAAAACAAAGGCTGGTCTATGCTAATGATGCTCATGGAGATTTACGTTTAGCATATGAGTACATCGTGATGGAGCCTAAATCTTCAAATTATTGGAATATTTTGGTAGATGCCCATAACGGAAATATTATTGAGAAAAATAATTTAACACTGTCTTGTAACTTCAAACCGGATGCGTATGTTTCCGATGCCGAGGCTATAAAGAGTAATGCGTGGGTTGGTCCTGAAAATCATCAATCACAAAATTTTGTTTTGGCGGCTGATCCGGCAAGTTACAATGTATTTCCGACTCCGATAGAAGCACCAACATTTGGTTCAAGGTCTGTTATTTCTAATCCATGGATAATAGCATCGTCGCCGGACGGATGGCATTCAGATGGGACAACAAATTATACCATTACAAGAGGGAATAACGTGTATGCTTATGAAGATACCGCTAATACAAATGCTCCGGGATTTTCTCCTGACGGGGGAGCTTCCAGAAATTTTAACTTTCCTTTCAGTATTAATGGTAGTCCGACAGCGAATCGAAGTGCTGCTATTACCAATTTATTTTATATCAGTAATAGAGTTCATGATGTTTTCTATAAATTCGGTTTTACTGAATCTGCCAGGAATTTCCAGCAAAATAATTATGGACTAGGCGGTCTTGATGATGATTCTGTATATGCTGAAGCACAAGATGGCGGTGGTACAAATAATGCCAATTTTTCAAGCCCGCCGGATAACTATAATCCGAGAATGCAGATGTATTTATGGTCTGCAAAAAACAGGCTTTTCTTTTATAATACTCCTACCAGTGCAGTTCAGCGTCAGCCAGGAGCTGGATTTGCACAATTTGGTCCGGCATTAAATGCTACAGGAGTTACAGGAAATGTACAGCTGTTATCTGTATTGGATGGATGTTCGGCTTTACCTGCAGGCTCACTTACCGGGAAAATAGGATTGGTTGAAAGAGGAACTTGTTCTTTCGTTATTAAAACGAAAAATCTGCAAGATGCCGGCGCAACTGCTGCTATTATCTATAATAATGCAGTTAATGGAGCTACTATCGGTAATATGTCGGGAGTTGATACCACGATTACCATTCCTTCCGTTTTAATTGCAAATGGAGAGGGTGAATATATTAAAACACAGCTTTCAGCTGCTGCAACAGTGAATGTTACGTTGAAAAATGATCCGGCAACAAGTGTTACTCCGGATGGAAGCTTTGATAATGGTATTGTGATCCATGAATATGGTCATGGAATTTCTAACCGATTAACAGGAACCGGATATGGGTGCTTGAGTTCTTCAGCTGATAAAGAACAGATGGGAGAAGGATGGTCGGATTTCTTTGCTGTGATGTTAACCAATAAGGCTGGAGATAATGCTTCAGTTCCTAGAGGAATGGGAACTTATGCATCAGGAGAGCTTACGGATGGGCAAGGAATACGTCCTGCAAAATATTCTCCTGATTTTACAATTAATAATTTTACTTATGGAGATACCAATGGTATGGAATATACCAATCAGAGTGGAAATCTGGTTCCGGATGTGCACTCTATAGGGTTTATATGGGCAAGTATGTTGTGGGATCTGCATTGGCAGTATGTTGCGAAATACGGTTATTCTTCAGATGTAACGGCGAATGCAACTAATGGTAGCTCAAGAGTGTTACAGCTTGTAACGAATGCATTAAAACTTCAGGCATGTAATCCTACATTTATTGATGGAAGAAATGCGATATTAGCAGCAGAGCAGGCTACCACCCAAGGACAAGACAGATGTATGATCTGGAAAACTTTTGCAAAAAGAGGCCTTGGTGTCAATGCAAGTGCGGGATCTAAAACCAATATTAATGATCAGGTTGAAGATTTCTCTATCCCGGCTGAATGCCCTTTGTTGGCAACGGATGAAGTAAAATCTGTAAAGAGTAATACTATTTCGATCTACCCTAATCCGGCTAAAAATGAATTTTACATCAACTTCCCAAGCAATACAATGGGTAAGGTAAGTGTTGAAATTTATGATATGTCAGGAAAGTTGGTAGCTTCCGAGGATAAAATTTCTCCGGATGCTAAAAAAGCAATTTCTACAGACAGAATGATCAACGGAACTTATATGGTAAAAGTAAAAGGCTTAGGCTTCGATGCGGTATCTAAAGTTATCGTTAAAAAATAG
- a CDS encoding AraC family transcriptional regulator, producing MALLAQSDDFNADGISEKVIGIASDMVEHDSGLHFHHTKSQLLYAPSGCMTVTTSDQQFILPPFRMLWIPAKEPHRVNFRNIVAYRSIYFDEDYAQKYFKEKLKVLHVNPLLKEIIERICFWEHTGLSTAQERILKVFWDEINSSPEENLRLTMPGDVRLKKITEEWTLRKSLPPRLKDLSERVGASEKTISRIFVKETRLSYQEWRQQWRLHRAVELLVDGNSIGDTSYDLEFSSDSAFIEFFKKQTGFTPLQYLMKNG from the coding sequence ATGGCTTTACTAGCGCAAAGTGATGATTTTAATGCCGATGGCATTTCAGAAAAGGTAATAGGTATTGCTTCTGATATGGTGGAGCATGACTCAGGACTTCACTTTCATCATACTAAATCACAGTTACTATATGCTCCTTCAGGGTGTATGACGGTTACTACTTCTGATCAACAGTTTATCTTACCTCCATTCAGAATGCTTTGGATTCCTGCCAAGGAGCCACATAGAGTGAATTTTCGTAATATTGTAGCTTATCGGTCTATTTATTTTGATGAAGATTATGCCCAGAAATACTTTAAGGAAAAATTAAAGGTGCTGCATGTAAATCCTTTGCTCAAAGAAATTATTGAAAGGATCTGTTTTTGGGAGCATACTGGTCTCAGTACTGCTCAGGAAAGAATTTTGAAAGTTTTCTGGGATGAAATCAATTCTTCACCTGAAGAAAATTTAAGGCTGACAATGCCTGGCGATGTACGACTTAAAAAAATAACGGAAGAGTGGACATTAAGGAAATCATTACCTCCCAGGTTGAAAGATCTTTCTGAGAGAGTGGGGGCAAGTGAAAAAACAATTAGCAGGATCTTTGTGAAAGAAACCCGATTATCCTACCAGGAATGGAGACAGCAATGGCGTCTTCACAGGGCTGTTGAGCTTTTGGTTGATGGGAACTCTATAGGGGATACTTCTTATGATCTTGAATTTTCTTCAGATAGTGCTTTTATAGAATTTTTTAAGAAGCAGACCGGATTCACCCCTTTGCAGTACCTGATGAAAAACGGATAA
- a CDS encoding fibronectin type III domain-containing protein: MRFFLLFFCFVVQIAFGQTLFPYLQNPTPNSMIVNWKTSSNNETTVLYGNSPTNLNVTVTGTTNIFSDTGYNNNYYYHTAKITNLQPNTKYYYKIKTGTSESAVYNFRTLPLPGQPVTADGKIRFLIMGDNQIKAEPRYDTLTLNAYKKLKQKFGAGTDPSDNVALTFMVGDQVDVGTLDHYENVHFKKNIKLSPYLPIQTTVGNHETYGTLGMNSYYAHFYIDEIKYKNISSGNENYYAQQAGNVLFVSLSSEHTGSAQQTWLQQILNEANNDPTVDWIISLSHRPYQAEQYVGDISTWVRNNAVPLLTTSGKYLMHVGAHHHLYHRGQLKNTPNYQIISGGTAWDQYWGMSTEQDFDDVQKTLTDWTYQIVEVDVTNGKVDVECYSIGGIYTKKYNELVDSFHRYKNQPKPAKPIITNTFSAPVTLPLTLNGSAFASPNNELLNTTQFLISKAADFSVIEKEFYRDYENWFGKDGAPDKAKNLNAGVDITKVTFPANSISNGTYYVKTRYRDRNLEWSDWSDVKQFVITGSVVSNPTFVLDASEYQQNTPVKATYTGGPGNLKDWVGIYKKGQVPGAVTSQAYLYTNGQTAGTATFNNGFASKGQYFAGFFANDGYTEITPRKNFYVGPKVQLQATADAYPVGGTVKINFTNGPNLVKDWIGIYKMGQTPGTNTSSTYKYVTTPSGTLDFTGLSKGYYFAQYFLEDGYTAIGEKVFFKVGDIVTELWINKPVYTLGESITASWTDSPGIIKDWLGIYPQNIQTPDDNFVSYTYFDGITQGTKSLQGAALPTTPGNYYMVMFTNDSYTEVSNRMQFQVTSSTLKTGEVERSTEKNVILYPNPTKPGEPTLIKSDYPIEKIELLSASGDLLYESKNVHNQRFSLVNENLPKGVYFVKVHTRKLFTLKLIVQ; this comes from the coding sequence ATGAGATTTTTTTTACTCTTTTTTTGTTTTGTCGTCCAGATTGCATTCGGACAAACTTTATTCCCTTACTTACAAAATCCGACACCTAATTCGATGATCGTTAACTGGAAGACATCTTCCAATAATGAAACCACCGTATTGTATGGGAATTCACCCACGAATTTGAATGTTACCGTAACCGGAACCACTAATATTTTTTCCGATACAGGCTACAATAATAACTATTATTATCATACGGCGAAAATCACCAATTTGCAGCCTAATACAAAATACTATTATAAAATTAAAACAGGAACAAGCGAATCTGCAGTATATAACTTCAGAACGCTGCCATTACCAGGTCAGCCTGTCACTGCTGATGGTAAAATACGTTTCCTGATTATGGGCGATAATCAGATCAAAGCAGAACCAAGATATGATACACTGACTCTGAATGCCTATAAAAAATTAAAACAGAAATTCGGAGCAGGAACAGATCCTTCGGATAATGTTGCGCTTACATTTATGGTAGGAGATCAGGTGGATGTAGGAACCCTGGATCATTATGAAAATGTTCATTTTAAAAAGAATATTAAACTATCTCCTTACCTTCCTATTCAGACGACAGTAGGAAATCATGAAACTTACGGGACATTGGGAATGAATTCTTACTATGCCCATTTTTATATTGATGAAATTAAATATAAAAATATCAGTTCCGGAAATGAAAATTATTATGCACAGCAGGCAGGAAATGTTTTGTTTGTGAGTTTAAGTTCTGAACATACAGGATCAGCACAACAAACCTGGCTACAGCAAATTTTAAATGAAGCGAATAATGATCCGACAGTAGATTGGATTATTTCATTAAGCCACAGACCTTATCAGGCAGAACAATATGTAGGGGATATTTCGACATGGGTAAGAAACAATGCCGTTCCGCTTTTGACAACATCCGGTAAATACCTGATGCATGTCGGGGCACATCATCACTTATACCACAGAGGACAATTAAAAAATACTCCTAATTATCAGATTATCTCCGGCGGAACTGCTTGGGATCAGTACTGGGGAATGTCTACCGAACAGGATTTTGATGATGTTCAGAAAACATTGACAGACTGGACCTACCAAATCGTAGAGGTGGATGTTACCAACGGAAAAGTAGATGTGGAATGCTATTCTATCGGAGGAATTTACACTAAAAAATATAATGAGCTGGTCGATTCATTTCATAGATATAAAAACCAGCCAAAACCGGCTAAACCAATAATTACCAATACTTTTTCAGCTCCAGTAACATTACCGTTAACTCTGAATGGAAGTGCTTTTGCATCACCTAATAATGAGCTTTTAAATACAACACAGTTTTTAATAAGCAAAGCTGCAGATTTTTCTGTTATTGAAAAAGAATTTTATAGAGACTATGAAAACTGGTTTGGAAAAGATGGAGCACCAGATAAAGCTAAAAATCTCAATGCTGGAGTTGATATTACCAAAGTCACTTTCCCAGCCAATTCAATATCGAACGGAACGTATTACGTAAAAACACGTTACAGAGACAGAAACCTGGAATGGAGTGACTGGAGCGATGTGAAGCAATTTGTAATTACAGGAAGTGTGGTTTCTAATCCCACCTTCGTATTAGATGCTTCCGAATATCAACAGAATACGCCGGTAAAAGCTACCTATACGGGAGGACCGGGAAACTTAAAAGATTGGGTTGGTATTTATAAAAAAGGCCAGGTTCCCGGAGCTGTCACTTCTCAGGCATATCTTTATACCAACGGACAGACAGCAGGAACAGCTACCTTTAATAATGGCTTTGCAAGTAAAGGACAGTATTTTGCCGGATTTTTTGCAAATGATGGGTATACGGAAATTACACCCAGAAAAAATTTCTACGTAGGACCTAAAGTACAACTACAGGCAACCGCAGATGCTTATCCTGTAGGAGGAACTGTAAAAATTAACTTTACCAACGGACCGAACCTTGTAAAAGACTGGATTGGTATTTATAAAATGGGACAAACTCCGGGAACGAATACCTCTTCGACTTATAAATATGTAACAACACCATCCGGAACGCTGGATTTTACAGGTCTTTCCAAAGGATATTATTTTGCACAGTATTTCCTGGAAGATGGCTATACGGCGATTGGAGAAAAAGTGTTCTTTAAAGTGGGAGATATTGTTACAGAGCTATGGATCAACAAGCCGGTGTATACATTAGGTGAGAGTATTACTGCTTCATGGACAGACTCTCCGGGAATTATCAAAGACTGGCTGGGTATTTATCCGCAAAATATCCAGACTCCTGATGATAATTTTGTGTCCTATACTTATTTTGACGGCATTACACAAGGAACAAAGTCATTGCAAGGCGCTGCATTGCCAACCACTCCGGGGAATTATTATATGGTGATGTTTACCAATGATTCATATACGGAAGTATCAAACAGAATGCAATTTCAGGTGACTTCATCAACATTAAAAACGGGTGAGGTGGAAAGAAGTACTGAGAAAAATGTGATTTTATATCCGAATCCTACAAAACCCGGAGAACCTACCCTTATTAAAAGTGATTATCCTATTGAAAAAATTGAGCTGTTATCAGCTTCAGGAGATTTACTCTATGAATCTAAAAATGTACATAATCAGCGATTCTCATTAGTCAATGAAAATCTGCCTAAGGGCGTTTATTTTGTAAAAGTTCATACAAGGAAATTATTTACATTGAAACTTATTGTACAATAA
- the rplS gene encoding 50S ribosomal protein L19 has product MDLLKYVQDKYITKKEFPEFKAGDTITVYYEIKEGQKTRTQFFKGTVIQLRGTGSTKTFTIRKMSGDIGVERVFPINMPALQKIEVDRRGRVRRSRIYYFRDLRGKKARIKDAAYKKK; this is encoded by the coding sequence ATGGATTTATTAAAGTACGTACAAGACAAGTACATTACAAAAAAAGAATTTCCTGAATTCAAAGCAGGTGATACAATTACTGTGTATTACGAAATTAAGGAAGGACAAAAAACAAGAACTCAGTTCTTCAAGGGAACAGTTATCCAGTTAAGAGGTACAGGTTCTACAAAAACTTTCACAATCAGAAAAATGAGTGGTGATATTGGTGTAGAAAGAGTATTCCCTATCAACATGCCAGCTCTTCAGAAAATTGAAGTTGACAGAAGAGGTAGAGTTAGAAGATCTAGAATTTATTACTTCAGAGATCTTAGAGGTAAGAAAGCTAGAATCAAAGACGCTGCTTACAAAAAGAAATAA